Part of the Devosia sp. SL43 genome, AGATTACTAGCCAATCAGCCCCGCTGCCTTGGCGGCCGAAAGATAGCTGCGGCTGATAGGCACAACGGTGCCGTTCTCCAGCTCGAGCATCGGTTTGCCGGATTGGCGCATGGCGCGGTGCACCGCATCGAGGGCAACCCAGTGGGAGCGGTGGACCTGCAGCCCCTGAACAGGTGCGGTTTCGCGTATGGCGTCGGAGAGGCGCATCAGCAGCAGGGCTCGGCCCCTGTCGGTGGCAACATCGACATAGTGATCGGCCACCGCGATATGCAGCAGGCGTCCGCGCTGCGGATAGGGCAGGCGCTCCAGCAAAGCGGGGGACGCCATCGCGACCGGCGCGGCGGCATGCGGCGCGAGAACGGCGCCCAGGACGCCGACGGCCGCTGAGATGACGGTGCAGTAGAACCACAGTGTCAGCAGGTTGAGCGGCTGGGCCCACAGGCCGAATGCAATCACGTTGATTGCAGCCACGACCAGGACAACGGGAAGACCAGCAAGAGCTCCGGCAAGAGCTGCCCGCGGCAGCCAATACAGATGGTCACCTATGAGTCGCTCAGCCAGGGTCGTCACTGTGGTGCCCATGGCGGCCGTTGAGAGGACGACCGCTGTCCAGTAACCCAATCGCCCCAGGGGCGGCATTTCAAACGTTCCGAACGGACCGATGAGCCCGACCACAAGGCTGAGCACGGCCAGCACGGACCAGGTCCGGGCATTGCGCGCAAGGACGCGCATTTCACGAAGCGTGGATTGCAGGGCGGTGAAATTCACGTAGCGGGCTTGCCGTTGGCGAAAGGAGCGTTGCGCGGCAGAGTCTAGCCGTTCATGCCGGGTTGGCAATCCCCAGCAAGGTGCTTCCTCATGTCGCTCGACCCCCTGCTCCAGGCCACTCCGGCCATCCAGATCCACGCGTTCTCGGCCATTGCCGCCTTTGCGCTCGGTGCCTTCGTGCTCTGGCGCAAAAAGGGTACGCGGCTGCATCGAACGCTGGGCATGGTCTGGGTCGTGCTGATGCTTGTGGTGGCGACCAGTTCGTTGTTCATCAACGAAATCCGGCTCATCGGCCCCTTCAGTCCGATCCACATCTTTGCCGCCATGACCTATATCGGCCTTGGCCAGTCGCTGTGGGCCATCCGCGTCCAGCGCAACGTTGCGGCGCACCGGGCTGGGATGCAGGGCGTCTATCTTGGGGCGCTGTTGTTGGCCGGCGCCTTCACCTTCCTGCCGGGCCGGCGCATGCATGCAGTGCTGTTTGGCGCCGATGCCGGCTGGACCCCGTCGCTGATCGTTATCGGCGCCGCCTTGGTCGCGACCGCCATTCTGTGGTGGCGGCTGCGGCGCGCCAGTCCACTGGTTACGCTGCGGTCCAGAACGTCGTGAGTTCACGCCGCCATGCCTGCGTGGCGTCCAGATTGGAGCAGTGACCGCCCAGCGGCAGTTCCGTCACCGTCCAGTTCGGCCGCGGCGTGATGCGTCGCAGCGTGGGTCGCAACGCCAGGTTGACGGCCGTATCGTGGCCGCCCACCAGCACAAGAACCGGACCGGCGAATCCCAGCGCATTGTCGAGCAGATCATAGCGCCGCACATGCGCGCTGATCGCAGCGCCAACCTTTGGATCAAACGCATGCGCCATAGCCGCGATCACCGGTCGCGCTGGCCTGTGCCGCGTCGTGTTGAAGGCGGTGACGCGCGACAGCAGCCTGCGGCCCAGCACGCCATAGAGCAGCGGAAATACCGGACTGACCACCGCTGGCAGATTCAGCGCGAAGGCCGTGCCGAACAAGGCCAGCGAGGCAAACCGCTGTGGCTCCCGGCCGATGAGGTCGAGCGCGACGATGCCACCCAGCGAGTTGCCCACCCAGTGGACTGACGCAGCTCCGGCATGATCGAGCATCGCGCCCATATCGTCCGCCATGGTGCGGATCGAATAAGTGTCCGGCCCGATTTCCAGTGGTGCGGTCGATCGGCCGTGGCCGCGCAGATCGGGCAGCAATACCCGGTAACCCAGACCCGCAAAATGCTCTGCGTCGGCGGTGAACTGCAGGCTTCCGGCCGCCAGCCCGTGACACAACACCACCATGGGTGCATCGGGCGCGCCGATAGCGGCATAGCTCAACAGCACCCCGTCCGGCGCGCGATAGTTCTGGTGCTGCAGATGCGATCCTCCCAGATCAGGCGTTGCCGATCAGGATTCCCGCGGCAAACACCAGCGAACCA contains:
- a CDS encoding LytTR family DNA-binding domain-containing protein is translated as MRVLARNARTWSVLAVLSLVVGLIGPFGTFEMPPLGRLGYWTAVVLSTAAMGTTVTTLAERLIGDHLYWLPRAALAGALAGLPVVLVVAAINVIAFGLWAQPLNLLTLWFYCTVISAAVGVLGAVLAPHAAAPVAMASPALLERLPYPQRGRLLHIAVADHYVDVATDRGRALLLMRLSDAIRETAPVQGLQVHRSHWVALDAVHRAMRQSGKPMLELENGTVVPISRSYLSAAKAAGLIG
- a CDS encoding DUF2306 domain-containing protein, whose translation is MSLDPLLQATPAIQIHAFSAIAAFALGAFVLWRKKGTRLHRTLGMVWVVLMLVVATSSLFINEIRLIGPFSPIHIFAAMTYIGLGQSLWAIRVQRNVAAHRAGMQGVYLGALLLAGAFTFLPGRRMHAVLFGADAGWTPSLIVIGAALVATAILWWRLRRASPLVTLRSRTS
- a CDS encoding alpha/beta fold hydrolase codes for the protein MSYAAIGAPDAPMVVLCHGLAAGSLQFTADAEHFAGLGYRVLLPDLRGHGRSTAPLEIGPDTYSIRTMADDMGAMLDHAGAASVHWVGNSLGGIVALDLIGREPQRFASLALFGTAFALNLPAVVSPVFPLLYGVLGRRLLSRVTAFNTTRHRPARPVIAAMAHAFDPKVGAAISAHVRRYDLLDNALGFAGPVLVLVGGHDTAVNLALRPTLRRITPRPNWTVTELPLGGHCSNLDATQAWRRELTTFWTAA